The following proteins are co-located in the Massilia litorea genome:
- a CDS encoding FeoA family protein, with protein MTLVPTLTTLDALKAGQSATVIHLAPHALGGQDVARRLMELGFVPGERIRMLKRGLPGGPVAVKVGESTFALRKFEAALVSIQPE; from the coding sequence ATGACCCTAGTCCCCACTTTGACCACACTCGACGCCCTCAAGGCCGGACAGAGTGCGACCGTGATCCACCTTGCGCCGCACGCACTGGGCGGTCAGGACGTGGCGCGCCGCCTGATGGAACTCGGCTTCGTGCCGGGCGAACGCATCCGCATGCTGAAACGCGGGCTGCCGGGCGGCCCGGTTGCCGTCAAAGTCGGCGAATCGACCTTCGCCCTGCGCAAGTTCGAGGCCGCACTCGTCTCAATCCAGCCGGAATAA
- the bfr gene encoding bacterioferritin codes for MKGDPNVIRLLNAQLTNELTAVNQYFLHARMYRHWGFFKLGKKEYDESIGEMKHADKLIDRILMLDGLPNLQALHKLLIGENTEEMLAADLKLERSAQITVKEGIAAAELAADYVSRDLLLEILEDTEEHIEWLETQLDLIVKVGIQNYLQSQMAE; via the coding sequence ATGAAGGGCGATCCCAACGTCATCCGGCTGCTCAACGCGCAGCTGACCAACGAGCTCACCGCGGTCAACCAGTACTTCCTGCACGCGCGGATGTACCGGCACTGGGGTTTCTTCAAGCTCGGCAAGAAGGAATACGACGAATCGATCGGCGAAATGAAACATGCCGACAAGCTGATCGACCGCATCCTGATGCTCGACGGCCTGCCGAACCTGCAAGCCCTGCATAAACTCCTGATCGGCGAAAACACCGAAGAGATGCTGGCCGCCGATTTGAAACTCGAGCGCAGCGCCCAGATCACGGTCAAGGAAGGCATCGCCGCCGCCGAGCTTGCGGCCGACTACGTCTCGCGCGACCTGCTGCTCGAGATCCTCGAGGACACCGAAGAGCATATCGAATGGCTCGAGACCCAGCTCGACCTGATCGTGAAGGTCGGGATCCAGAATTACCTGCAGAGCCAGATGGCCGAGTAA
- a CDS encoding (2Fe-2S)-binding protein, with protein sequence MIVCVCNNISDREIRQAVDLGITSIAALRAELGLGTDCGKCISYAREVLHEALDSKTVVTELSFRSSQLA encoded by the coding sequence ATGATCGTCTGTGTCTGCAACAACATCTCCGACCGTGAAATCCGCCAGGCCGTCGACCTCGGCATCACCTCGATCGCCGCACTGCGCGCGGAACTGGGCCTGGGCACCGATTGCGGCAAATGCATCAGCTATGCACGCGAAGTGCTGCACGAAGCCCTCGACAGCAAGACCGTGGTTACCGAACTGAGCTTCCGCTCCTCCCAGCTGGCCTGA
- a CDS encoding outer envelope protein, with amino-acid sequence MTNKILCAAGASLLLTCAAAGAADWSDTSISWRYGTRFAEPFNPEPIKKHIFALTHASGYKYGSNFFNVDLLQSDKADPASLTQSEGAQEAYIVYRHTLDIGALRGTEMRYGPVKGVGATFGFDWNTKNDVGYNSRKRMLVAGPTLMWDVPGFLNTSVLLLRESNAPSGAFPPISNVNGRYTYDTHAALSVNWAIPVVERVSFEGFGLFIAAKGQDEVGNGTGAETNIDMALMYDLSSHFGQAKNRLRVGLEYQFWNNKFGNTRATTGGRGQRASTPMVRAEYHF; translated from the coding sequence ATGACCAATAAAATCCTGTGCGCCGCCGGCGCTTCCCTGCTGCTCACCTGTGCCGCCGCCGGCGCCGCCGACTGGAGCGACACCTCGATCAGCTGGCGCTACGGCACCCGCTTCGCCGAGCCGTTCAATCCGGAGCCCATCAAGAAGCACATCTTCGCGCTGACCCACGCCAGCGGCTACAAGTACGGCAGCAACTTCTTCAACGTCGACCTGCTGCAGTCGGATAAAGCCGATCCGGCCTCGCTGACGCAAAGCGAAGGCGCCCAGGAAGCCTATATCGTCTACCGCCACACGCTCGACATCGGCGCCCTGCGCGGCACCGAAATGCGCTATGGCCCGGTAAAGGGTGTCGGCGCCACCTTCGGCTTCGACTGGAACACCAAGAACGACGTCGGCTACAACTCGAGGAAGCGCATGCTGGTCGCCGGCCCGACCCTGATGTGGGACGTGCCCGGTTTCCTGAACACGAGCGTGCTGCTGCTGCGCGAATCGAACGCGCCGAGCGGCGCCTTCCCGCCGATCTCGAACGTGAACGGCCGCTACACCTACGACACCCACGCCGCGCTGTCGGTCAACTGGGCGATTCCCGTGGTCGAGCGCGTCTCGTTCGAGGGTTTTGGCCTGTTCATCGCCGCCAAGGGCCAGGATGAAGTGGGCAACGGCACCGGCGCCGAGACCAACATCGACATGGCGCTGATGTACGACCTCAGCTCCCACTTCGGCCAGGCGAAGAACCGCCTGCGGGTCGGCCTCGAGTACCAGTTCTGGAACAACAAGTTCGGCAACACGCGCGCCACCACCGGCGGCCGCGGCCAGCGCGCCAGCACGCCGATGGTACGCGCCGAATACCATTTCTGA
- a CDS encoding CehA/McbA family metallohydrolase codes for MKTFISTPSCFALFLLCCCAPGAFAAIDEHSEFEATLFAPYRALDPGKGDARTFTLAFDYPNARQAQVVGWQLELIGPRELVVRRWQGSTPLADQPVSVQVEWSGQDAGKLAAGVYQVRLRAASRAALSHAPSADVHEQTWQIELGPPRLATLPAFAPLPVGRPGLRQPGAQASTAALPYTVYFGNLHSQTNHSDGGAELSDCKGAQDPLTAKYGPDAAFAYARNHGLDILVASEHNHMYDGSDGTEPNADPAAAKALYRKGLDIAAGFNAAHPDFLAVYGMEWGVINKGGHVNIFNSEQLLGWEKNGQGELLADVATPRSDYAFLYTLMRERGWVGQFNHPSASGQFTVNGTALGYTADGDAAMALCEVVNSTAFSSNDKEAETRRSNFEAACNKVLEAGYHVAFSTNQDNHCANWGTAYTNRTGVLIPDGEPLSQASFIDALKARRVFATMDKSSQLVLTANGRMMGERLTNSGPLNLVAHFASTAGKQVASVAIMEGVPGRNGAVTQMASEANVSFTPSVGAHFYYAKLTQADGNILWSAPVWVMQEADGTAARR; via the coding sequence ATGAAAACCTTTATCTCTACTCCCTCCTGCTTCGCCCTGTTTCTGCTGTGCTGCTGCGCTCCCGGCGCCTTTGCAGCCATCGACGAACACAGCGAATTCGAAGCCACCTTGTTCGCCCCGTATCGGGCGCTTGACCCCGGCAAGGGCGACGCGCGTACGTTTACCCTCGCCTTCGATTATCCGAATGCGCGCCAGGCGCAAGTCGTCGGCTGGCAGCTCGAGCTGATCGGTCCGCGCGAGCTCGTCGTGCGCCGCTGGCAGGGCAGCACGCCGCTGGCAGACCAGCCGGTGTCGGTGCAGGTGGAATGGTCCGGCCAGGATGCCGGCAAGCTGGCCGCCGGCGTGTACCAGGTGCGCCTGCGCGCCGCCAGCCGCGCTGCGCTCTCGCATGCACCCTCGGCCGACGTCCACGAGCAGACCTGGCAGATCGAGCTCGGGCCGCCGCGCCTGGCTACCCTGCCGGCCTTTGCGCCGCTGCCGGTCGGCAGGCCGGGCCTGCGCCAGCCGGGCGCACAAGCCTCCACGGCGGCGCTGCCCTACACGGTCTACTTCGGTAACCTGCACAGCCAGACCAACCACAGCGACGGCGGCGCCGAACTGAGCGACTGCAAGGGCGCCCAGGATCCTTTAACGGCGAAATACGGGCCGGACGCCGCCTTTGCCTACGCCAGGAACCACGGCCTCGACATCCTTGTCGCGTCCGAGCACAACCACATGTACGACGGTTCGGACGGCACCGAACCGAATGCCGACCCGGCCGCGGCCAAGGCCCTGTACCGCAAGGGGCTCGACATCGCCGCCGGCTTCAACGCCGCGCACCCGGATTTCCTGGCCGTCTACGGCATGGAGTGGGGCGTCATCAACAAGGGCGGCCACGTCAACATTTTTAACAGCGAGCAGCTGCTGGGCTGGGAAAAGAATGGGCAAGGCGAGCTGCTGGCCGATGTCGCCACGCCGCGCAGCGATTACGCGTTTCTATACACGCTGATGCGCGAGCGCGGCTGGGTCGGCCAGTTCAACCATCCGTCAGCCAGCGGCCAGTTCACGGTGAATGGCACCGCCCTCGGCTACACCGCGGACGGCGACGCGGCCATGGCCCTGTGCGAGGTAGTCAACAGCACGGCCTTTTCAAGCAACGACAAGGAAGCGGAAACCCGGAGAAGCAATTTCGAGGCGGCCTGCAACAAGGTGCTGGAGGCGGGGTATCACGTTGCCTTCAGTACCAATCAGGACAACCACTGCGCCAACTGGGGCACGGCCTATACGAACCGCACCGGCGTGCTGATCCCGGACGGCGAGCCTTTGAGCCAGGCCAGCTTCATCGACGCATTGAAGGCGCGGCGCGTGTTCGCGACGATGGATAAAAGTTCGCAGCTGGTGCTGACCGCCAACGGCCGCATGATGGGCGAGCGGTTGACGAATAGCGGTCCCTTGAACCTGGTGGCGCATTTCGCCAGCACGGCGGGCAAGCAGGTGGCGTCGGTGGCGATCATGGAAGGGGTGCCGGGACGGAACGGGGCCGTCACGCAAATGGCGAGCGAGGCGAACGTCAGTTTTACGCCGTCGGTGGGCGCGCATTTTTATTATGCGAAGCTGACCCAGGCCGATGGCAACATCCTGTGGTCGGCGCCGGTGTGGGTGATGCAGGAGGCGGACGGCACAGCCGCCCGCCGGTGA